From the genome of Papaver somniferum cultivar HN1 unplaced genomic scaffold, ASM357369v1 unplaced-scaffold_21, whole genome shotgun sequence:
AGtaggttaatttaattaagtGTGCTGCTTGGCTACGCCGCACAAAAAAATGCCTAGCCAGTACAGAGGAAATTAATCTCAAATTTTATTATAAATCTTGTTAAGATTATTTACACATCCGACATATATAATTCTCGTATCTATCAAGCGACTACACCTCGTGAAATCGGTCTTTACCGacgtttttattattattttgttataaagaaaaaaagaaacattatttaaatacccctcaaAATCTACCACTTCAAATATACTCTTATTCAATTTTTGAAAATACCTTTATATTTtaaaaagtggaagcaactagcaCTAGTTGCTTCCAGAAATGGACACAACTTtatacaagttgcttccaaaaagtggaagcaactttctcaaATTGACTCTAAAAAACTTAATTTATATCCCTCGGGATATTTGTGTAAGGTCAACCAAAATGGAaggtatttataacattcccacaaaAAAGAAAGTGTACTCCGGAGTATAACAAAATGGTCGAGTGACTATCAATTATCTTAATCATTTTGGTAGATGGAAAATTTGTGAGAATATATATTGTGTAGAGGAattaactatatatacccatTGCATCGCATGGGCACAAATCTATCACAAAACAGATAAAATTGGTCCTCGGTCTTATTTGGTTGGGGATGAGCAAGGAGCAATGAGTTCAGACTTGAAAATTGCCAAAATTTTCCTTAATAATGGAACCTATTTACTAGAGACTTACATATTGCTACTCATATGTCATGAGTTGTACCTacctaaaaattaaaatttggaCATTATCGTACGTATTAAATGTGTAATGTTGTTATATTGtacatgtttatcatgtttttagaGGTTTTCACATTTGAAAACTCCCACTTGAGGGCTTGAGATATTTTAGTTTCTGATTTTGGTTCATGTAAGGCCAACATGGAAAAACACCAACTCGTTTTGCTCAAAAATCTATTTAAATCGTCAAAATCGTCCGTCTTAATAACTAAAAATCGGAAATGACTTGGAATTGAAAATCCCATCGATCATATAACTAGTAGGGATTACTCGACGAGTAATCGGCCTTGGAGAACGAGTTTGGCTAGACTGAAATCTATTAGATGTTAATTTAGAAAAAAAGTATAAAGAgaggaaaaagagaaataaaaataacCGAAGTGGCTTATACATTAGGTGATTAAGGTTTAAGGCTATTTTCGTGAATATATAATAACCATGTagaagttttttctttctttttttttctttcaagttaggaatatattaagcaaacttttttttctttccagcAGATATAAGAGAAGTAGAGCCATATAATATGGAGTTGGATAAGCCATCTCTCCTAATATTAGATGTATTTTTTTAAAATTGGGAACCCTAATGCATAGAGGTGGGTTAATACATCCCAATCCATATACATGAATAGGATTTTTCATGTCATCCTACATCTCCTAATAGTGTTTTTCTTTCCTGTCAACAAAAGAAAAACCCAGAAAAATTGGAAAGGAAATTGCGGTCTTCCTTGTCTCCTCCGAAATCTCCTTTCTTTGCCATGTAACTAATGTCTCCTTCCTTTCTGAGGTATTTAAGCTTTTTAGTTTCCTTCATTGCTAAAATGACTCATGATTATCTCCTTGCCCCACTTAACTGGTTGAAGTAGCCTTAAAGCTTTTGCTTCTCCTAGAGTTGTTACTGTGATTGGTTCTGCTCAAGCTATCTTTTCAAAGTCTTGTGCATTGTTCCTCATAATTATTGCAAAAACAAAGTTCAATTCTGTAAACATCCACATGCTGCATCTACATTAAATTTTGAAGATCCTTGGTTTGGTTCGTTCCAAGGCTTTTGAACTCTCTAGTTTGGCTATATAATTCTCCCTGTTACTATTAGTTTCACTTTAGAAAAATATCTGTCTCTGATTGTCAAAAGGTAAATCAATGGTAGAGTTTGTCTtttcctgattttttttttacgtgCATTATCTTTCCGGATGAACCACATTTTGGTCAGGATTTGTTCATTACTAGTGGAATCAATCAGATCATGTAACTGAGATCTCCAAATATCCAACTTAATTCGGTGAAAATAGAAGACAAAGGCAAGATTTTGGGACCCATTTTCCAAGTTAATTAATTTGGTGCAAATTACTAGGTCACACAGCACACTATTCGTAACCTTGAAAACGCGCGAGGACCATTTTTCAAAGTTCATTTGGTGCACATTATTAGTTTCAAACTAATGTACAATTACTATGTGCAGATGGTAAATCTACATACCTATCATCCAATCCAGCCTTGAGATTTGATACTGGTACGCACGTTCTGAACCCGGAAATACAGAGCAATAAGACAATTGTCatattttttttgggtttgtCACTACTCACAACCAAAGCtgtacaattttatttttttatctcgtatctgTTGCAGTAGTCGATGAATATGTTTCacaatttgatattgtttaaaaataaaaaatgcatcaaaACCCGATACGCATCTTTTATCTCTCATATGTTGCTTTCAGATCATTGTATTGTCCCTTCGTGCTATCCATACCAGCCTTCATTTGTCTCGTTTCATTcttgtctttgtttttgtttcgaCGCAGCATTGATTCTCTTTTAATTTCGTCTTTTCCAATTCAAAGGAAAGATCATTTTAAGTATGTTCCTTGTAAAAGATTGAAGCACATTGAAAGTTAGagatgaataataataataacatagaGGCTCGTAATCTTGAGAAGGAGATCAATACTCCTTTTGCCAATGCTGGATTATTGAGTAGAATTTCTTTTTGGTGGTTAAATCCATTAATGAAGAAAGCTAAGAAGAAAATGAAACTTGAAGATGATGATATACCCATGTTGCGAAATGATGATAGAGCAGAAACATGTTATTTATTGTTCATGGAGAAATTCAAGACACAAAAGCAAACCAGCGAACCATCAATTTTACGGGCAACTGCTTTATGTTATTGGAAAGAAATTCTGGTATCTGGCTTCTTTGCTCTTCTTAAGGTACTCACTCTTTCAACCGCTCCCCTTTTTGTTGGTGCCTTTATTAAGGTTACAGAAGGAAAGGGAACCTTCAAACATGAAGGTATTGTACTTGTTATAGCATTGTTTTTGATAAAATTATTAGAGTCACTATCGATGAGGCAGTGGTACTTCCTGAGCGGTTTGATGGGAGTCAGGCTCAGGTCTTTGCTCTCAGCAGCTATTTATCGGAAGCAACTCCGGCTTTCTAATGCTGCTAAGAATACACATTCAGCCGGCGAAATAATAAATTATGTAACCGTAGATGCTTATAGAGTAGGCGAATTCTCTTACATGTTGCATCAGACATGGACAACAGTCCTACAGACGTGCCTTGGATTATTGATATTTTTCCATGCTGTAGGGATTGCAACACTTGCAGCAATGATTATTTTGATATTCACCGTGTTATGCAATGGTCCCTTAGCCAAGGTACAACTTGGGTTCCAGACAAAGCTTGCAGTCGCTCAGGATAGGAGGTTGAAGGCAATGTCAGAAGCACTTTTGAACATGAAGGTGGTTAAGCTATATGCTTGGGAGACACATTTCATGACGGTTATTAAACGTCTGCGAAGAGTAGAATACAAGTGGTTGTCGGCTGTGCAGTTGCGTAAGGCATACgaaggattttgtttttggtcattTTCCATATTAGTGTCATCTGGAACTTTTGTTGCTTGTTACTTTCTTAAAGTTCCTCTCAGTGCGACTAATGTTTTCACATTCGTAGCAACTCTACGCACCATGCAAAATTCTATTAAATCCATCCCTCAAGTTATTGATGCAGTAATTCATGCAAAGGTTTCGTTACAGCGGATTGCTAATTTTCTCGCTGAACCAGAATTGTTAAGGGAAGAAATCAGGCATGCTAGAAAAGAAAATCCACAAAATAACCTTACCATACATGTGAAGTTGGCTACGTTTTCATGGGAAGAGAATCCATCGAAGCCTACCTTAACATCCATAAACTTAGAGGTGAAACCCGGTGAGAAAGTGGCAATCTGTGGAGAGGTAGGTTCAGGTAAATCAACCCTCCTAGCTGCTATTCTTGGTGAGGTACCAGAGGTTGAAGGCTCGGTaagtgttcttttttttttcttttgctggaTCATAAACATATATGTCATGTGAAGTACTGACTCTCTTTTGCCCCTAACTTCTGCAGATTCAAGTTCATGGAAGACTTACATATGTCTCCCAGACTGCATGGATCCAGTCAGGAAGCATACAACAGAATATACTGTTTGGTCGCACCATGGATGAGCTAAAATACCAAGAAACACTGGAAAAGTGTTCCTTGGTAAAAGACCTTGAGATGCTTCCTTATGGTGATCTAACTGAAATTGGAGAAAGAGGAATTAATCTAAGTGGTGGCCAAAAGCAGCGTATTCAGCTTGCTCGTGCACTCTATCAAGACGCTGATATCTATCTACTTGATGATCCATTCAGTGCAGTTGACGCCCTTACTGCTACAAGCCTATTTAATGTGAACTTCCATATTTTCACTTATTGctctatatgttttttttttatatatatctcGCGTTGGTAAATTATGGTTGCTAATCTGTATTGTGCAGGAATACGTAATGGGAGCTTTATCAGAAAAGACAGTCTTACTTGTGGCTCACCAAGTCGACCTCCTTCCTTCATTTGATTCTGTTTTGGTAAGTTTTCAGTATAATATCTTTTGGAATGTGATTCTTTGGTTTTTCCTTTCCCTTTAATCAGAATTTCTTCTGCGGATCAACGTTTCGTTTTCTTGCAGTTGATGTCACATGGGAAAATCCAACATGCAGCTTCTTTTGATGTGTTAATGAGTTCTAGCCAGGAATTTTTTGACCTTGTCAATGCACACAAAAATATAGTAACCTCAGACAGGTTACCTGCTAAGGTGAATTCTCGCCAAACTTGCGTTCCTCTTGCTAAAAAGACTGTAGAACCAATTGCAGTTCAGAATCAGTTCATTAAGCAAGAAGAGAGAGAATCAGGAATTAGTTACTTAAAGCCTTACCTGCTATATCTAAATCAAGGCAAaggcttctttttcttctctttggcAACTGTCGCGCAACTTCTGTTTCTTGTTAGCCAAATTCTCCAGAATTCTTGGATGGCTGCCAATGTTCAGAACCCTCGAATCAGCAAATTGCGACTGATCGAAGTATACTTGCTGATCGGATTTATTTCTATATTTTGGTTGCTTGTTAGATCTCTTTCTACTGCTGCTCTGGGTATCAATTCATCTAAGTCCTTATTCTCTAAGCTATTGAAATCTCTTATTCATGCACCTGTAGCTTTTTACGAGTCTACACCATTGGGAAGGATATTGAGTCGAGTAAGTATGAAATCAcaattagtttttaatttttttttactgaaCATTGATAAATATGTACACGAGGCTAATAGATGTTTCTATGCTTCTTAATTATAGGTGTCTTCTGATTCATCTATTGTAGACCTTGATGTTCCTTTCAGTTTAGTATTAGCAATTGCAAATATACTTAATACTTACGCGAGTCTTGGGGTAATGACTGTTATTACCTGGCAAGTTTTGTTTGTCACAATACCCATGGTATGCTTGGTGATATACTTGCAGGTAAACTTTTGTTTGTGTATTCTGGAGCCTCAAAAGAAATTTAAGACATAATTATTACTCAGCTTTGTTTGTATAACCTGatgaaatgaaatgcacattttgcTGACAGAGGTACTACTCAGCTTCTGCAAATGAGTTGATGCGGATTAATGGGACAACCAAATCGTTGGTGGCAAACCAACTTGGGGAATCCATAGCAGGGGCGATGACAATAAGAGCTTTCGACGCGGAAGACAGATTCTTTGCTGAGAGTCTGCATCTAATAGACAAATATGCTAGTCCTTCATTTCACATTTTTTCCACGAATCAGTGGCTTTTACAACGTCTGGAAACTCTAAGTGCGACAGTCCTTTCTTTCTCAGCACTTGTGATGGTGTTACTTCCCCAGGGAACCTTTAGTTCCGGTAGGTTCTTTTTGCTTCTTCTTATATGCCTGTTTGCACATTCCATCCATGTTATTACATCTTTTAGTCTAGAGAATTAATGATGCTATCAATTAAACCGTAACCGATTTGCGACAAGGAATTAATGATGCTAAAATTTGACTACCATTATGTGGCAGGGTTTATTGGAATGGCTCTATCTTATGGTCTCTCATTGAGCTTGAACCTTTGTTCTTCAGTTCAACATCAGTGTACAATAGCAAATGACATTATTTCTGTTGAACGGCTAAACCAATATGTGAATATTCCTAGTGAAGCCTCACAAGTCATAAAAGGGAATCGACCAAAACCCAATTGGCCCACTGAAGGTAGAGTGGAGATTCATGATTTGAAGGTATATTACCTAAATTTCTAAAATTTAGGCGTTATTGAGATGTTAGTACTTATTTAACGAATATGATAATGACCTCAAGCAGATAAGATACAGGGCCAATAGTCCACTTGTTCTTCAAGGGGTTACTTGCACATTTGAAGGAGGGCACAAGGTAGGGATTGTTGGAAGGACTGGCAGCGGAAAAACAACACTAATAAGTGCACTGTTTCGCTTGGTAGAGCCAGTAGAGGGCAAAATCATCATAGATGACGTCGACATCTCCACTATCGGACTTCATGACCTGAGATCACGCTTAGGAATCATACCTCAAGAACCTACTCTTTTTAGTGGGACAGTGAGATACAATTTGGATCCCTTAGACCAATATACAGACCATGAAATTTGGGAGGTAATGCTGCACTCTGTTGGTACTTGCAAAACAAAATTATCTGACATATACTGACTTGTTTTGCAATTGCACCTATGAAGGTTGTGGGTAAATGTCAACTTATTGCGGCTGTACAAAATAAAGATGAGGGTTTGGATAGTCTAGGTAAGAATTGAACTTTCAGAGTTTCTATTTCCATTCATTTTTTGAGTCTCGAAAAGATATGATTTTACAGTTGCACAAGATGGCGCTAACTGGAGCCTGGGACAGAGGCAGCTATTTTGTTTAGGCCGAGCTTTGTTAAGGAAAAGTCAGATTTTAGTGCTTGATGAAGCTACAGCTTCAATTGACAATGCAACAGATTGCATTCTACAGAAAATTATACGAACAGAATTCGCAAAATGTACAGTTATCACGGTAGCTCATAGAATCCCTACCGTGATGGACAGTACATTGGTGCTCGCTATTAGTGACGGTATGTGTACATCGACTGTATCATGCAAGTAAAAAATTCTAATGGAAATTTTATTTGGTATCTAAACCACTAGCTTCTTCTACAGGGAAAATCGTAGAGTATGATGAACCCATGAAGTTAATGAAGGAGGAAGGATCGCTGTTTGGGCAACTTGTCAGTGAATATTGGTCTCACAGTCATTCTGTATAACTaataagcatatatatatatatatatatatggtgtcTCCCAAATAACCTTCCAAGTAATAATCACAAAGCACAACGCGACAGAAGAAAAGAAAACGTACCACCTCCCAAAGTTTCTGGTACTACATTTAttcccaattgatcgataaaGAATTTAGTGCGTGGGAGTTTCAAACTCGAAGTCAGGTCATTGATTTGATTACCCAAAGTGTTATATCATTGTTCTTGAGGTACCGTATAATCCCCAGTCGGTTTCTTAGAATAGAACACGGATGCTATGGTGGAGAGGGCCGACCGAACAGAAGACAAATATGCCAAAttgaaaagtgaaagtatcacttttcctgaattAGAGGGAGTACATCGTATTATTacttgcaacggaaaattagttaaTGCATAGACCAAAATATGACTGTATAATGTGCTATGCATACTTTGTGGTGGTTAATTTGCGTCATGGATGTGTATTATATTTTCAAGAATTGTGCCTAACAGGATAAACACCTCCAATTTTTTCCGtaaaaactcaaaatttgatattgttgtttgtactcattgtgtatATCTCATTAaaatctttccaacgagataaatttATAAAAATTTAAGGCACGAATTTTAGATCTGTTAtatattctagtttgcttgccAATTATATATGGGAGTTGTAATAATTGGACAAAAAGAGAGTGGTATTTTCGGTTTTTTATAGTAATGATTTCCAATCTTTTTGCgacgccccaaatactaaacctgcttagctgatagaattacaacctaattgaagcatcaaatacATATTATCGATtctaagaatcataattacataaactGATTCCTAAAAGGGTCCCATATACTatgatattatataaatgaaaatctctcgagtgatatgaatataacaatgtgttgttttacaaatTAACAAAACAATACATACATAAAATATAAACAAACATCTTCAGTTTGCTAAAACCTTAAGCTACAAAAATGGATATCTTCACTGCACCATTTCTTCTGGTAACTGAAACTggagtgggaacgagtgagcacatcatcccaaaagggtgctCAATGAAAACATATAACTCGCAAGTAAttactaacatgcttcacagttttaaaagaatataaattgaaagaaacaagaagaaattaatcatttaatatgaaGCAgatgtcactctaacctcgctaaactcattggagaagacgacgcgagagcaaccctaatcgataataataacatcgtccacacagagtgcccatacaaaccatgattcagaatattatcATTAAGATCAGAATgttagacaaacaagtatgatatgcacacgagtgatttccccaaaatgaaatagtatatataatagagaaacggggaagaagcctccCTACTATGTAATATTTAAACGGGAAATATCCCCCCCCACTATATGTTAATTATATACTATCGAGACGGGAAAGAAGCCTCCCTACTAAATAAATATTTAAACGGgaaagaagccgccctactaagtaatattaaaacggggaagaagccaccATACTCAACTTAGCAAGGAGCCGTGGGGGAACACAGACACTCCCTGTGGGGAAATCATACAACGCATATTATTCGCTCATCAAGACACATACAAACATTTACATAGATAGTAACACACACAAACTTGCTGAAAGTaacaaagactcatcatgctcgtagATAGAAAGAATGCTCAATAattacaattttttttaaaaagttcccacctgttttgatgacaTGCCACGTCTACCTTAAAATCCACAATCAActagttcatcatttgaatcgttcgttgttaatatagactaactattAACTACCATTAGTAGAAAATAAGATTTTTAAATCTGATTGGGCCTTCAGAAAACGTCTTCCCATGGGCTTCTTTATATAACGGGATGTCAAAAGTAGTCGTTTTACAATTAAAAAATacgaaaaataaaattacttcAAGCGGAAGACGTTTTACGAGGAGGTAGTTTAGTAAACAAATGAAAAGAGATGCCAACTGGATTTATATTACGACTGCGAGATTCAGAGTTTTCTGTGAAATAAATATCGAGGTAGCTACATATGTGCCTTGTTAGTTGTGTCTATCGAGTTACGAGTACCACCATCTTCTGGCCATTTCTTTCTCTCCTCATTTACTTCATACCTGCTGAACAAAAATAAATCTGGAAACTCTCTACTGAAACCATCAAAGAACAAGCATATATGATTCTCTATCCGTGATTAGATAAGAGAAAAAATAAACCCTTTGCATCTACTAAAAtgaagtaaatcaaatcaatctacTCTCCTAACAGATCTATTccagttcttcttcttcgaagGTGAATGATAAACTAAACCCCTAATTCGTTTTCCCATTATCTCATATTACCCGTTTATGATAGTCACAATTTTAATTTTGAGGGTTTTTTTAGTTAACAACTTAACTTCAATGGATCGATGATGATATTATTGGAGATAATCCTAGTGGTTATGTCGTCACAATTAAAAATTGATAAAAGGTATACACAGATTATCGCTTTATCTGATTTCAATTTCTTCAATTAGGTCTTCCGTAGTTTATCCATTTTTGTTTCTTAAGAGTTTAGATACCTaactaaattggggcctatgccacttaattggggcttaTAAATTACTTCATCTACCCAATTCACAATGATAAGGGATGTCTAATATTTATGTAAACTACCAAAATtatcctaaaaaaaatattaatattactaaattGTCCCCATCAATCCTTAATGAACCTAACTAACAAATATCAGTTTTTATTTCTAACATAAAAACTGATTCATCTCCTCTACTcctttttccatatttttgaaacCAAACATCGTCGATGATCGAACGAttcaaaaacgattaatcgttttctttcttccatAAAATGTCGAAACCAACAAGAACTAAGTATGCTACTAATAGGAATTATTCTAGTGCCGACAATCCCGGACTTGTTCAAGCAATTcgaaataaaaagaaggaagtgCAACAACAAGCCGAAGCCGATCGTATCGCACAAGAGGAGGAAATGGGTTGAATCGGGTAATTTTCTATCAgcccaatcctctaaactaggttttagtaacatgaaataggttagaaatcgagaaatttgaaatcaaaaacattcaatgttCACAGAATCGGATTACGTTAATCACGAAGTAACCCGATCCTTATTGGAAACTGATTATGTTCATAAACTTATAGTCCGATTGTTATGTGAAAAGGAATCGGGGAACGTTAGTGTATAAATAGCCCGATTGTTTTAGACAATCTTCCTGGATCTTATTTTgttggaatcggattacatatgtctcAACAAAAACCGATTGTTTAGTTCAGAAACAGACtctatatgtatatcgagtaaaccgattttgTGAATCGATTTACATAAGCACTTGCAAAAATCCGATAGTTATTTTTATATGTTTGGAATCGGATttcatatgtatatcgagtaaaccgattataTACCCTGACTTTAAAAATGCATTCTATTCCATTATTTTTGTCGCTTAAATCCGTATtctacaggaaaaaaaaaatgaagtcgAAAAGAAATATGACCATGCTACTCCTAAGCCTTTGGGACCTCGTCGAAAAGACGGtaaaaatttgaatgcttcccaccGAAACCTAAGGGGCACGGGGAGTAAAGCCAAAGGGATCatcatcaatgacccaccaccaCAATCGGTTTACATATAAAATTATGTAACCCATTCTGACTGTTTCCCAAATGTTCAGTTTCGTAATCGGGTTACATCTaccta
Proteins encoded in this window:
- the LOC113339458 gene encoding ABC transporter C family member 10-like, with amino-acid sequence MNNNNNIEARNLEKEINTPFANAGLLSRISFWWLNPLMKKAKKKMKLEDDDIPMLRNDDRAETCYLLFMEKFKTQKQTSEPSILRATALCYWKEILVSGFFALLKVLTLSTAPLFVGAFIKVTEGKGTFKHEGIVLVIALFLIKLLESLSMRQWYFLSGLMGVRLRSLLSAAIYRKQLRLSNAAKNTHSAGEIINYVTVDAYRVGEFSYMLHQTWTTVLQTCLGLLIFFHAVGIATLAAMIILIFTVLCNGPLAKVQLGFQTKLAVAQDRRLKAMSEALLNMKVVKLYAWETHFMTVIKRLRRVEYKWLSAVQLRKAYEGFCFCATNVFTFVATLRTMQNSIKSIPQVIDAVIHAKVSLQRIANFLAEPELLREEIRHARKENPQNNLTIHVKLATFSWEENPSKPTLTSINLEVKPGEKVAICGEVGSGKSTLLAAILGEVPEVEGSIQVHGRLTYVSQTAWIQSGSIQQNILFGRTMDELKYQETLEKCSLVKDLEMLPYGDLTEIGERGINLSGGQKQRIQLARALYQDADIYLLDDPFSAVDALTATSLFNEYVMGALSEKTVLLVAHQVDLLPSFDSVLLMSHGKIQHAASFDVLMSSSQEFFDLVNAHKNIVTSDRLPAKVNSRQTCVPLAKKTVEPIAVQNQFIKQEERESGISYLKPYLLYLNQGKGFFFFSLATVAQLLFLVSQILQNSWMAANVQNPRISKLRLIEVYLLIGFISIFWLLVRSLSTAALGINSSKSLFSKLLKSLIHAPVAFYESTPLGRILSRVSSDSSIVDLDVPFSLVLAIANILNTYASLGVMTVITWQVLFVTIPMVCLVIYLQRYYSASANELMRINGTTKSLVANQLGESIAGAMTIRAFDAEDRFFAESLHLIDKYASPSFHIFSTNQWLLQRLETLSATVLSFSALVMVLLPQGTFSSGFIGMALSYGLSLSLNLCSSVQHQCTIANDIISVERLNQYVNIPSEASQVIKGNRPKPNWPTEGRVEIHDLKIRYRANSPLVLQGVTCTFEGGHKVGIVGRTGSGKTTLISALFRLVEPVEGKIIIDDVDISTIGLHDLRSRLGIIPQEPTLFSGTVRYNLDPLDQYTDHEIWEVVGKCQLIAAVQNKDEGLDSLVAQDGANWSLGQRQLFCLGRALLRKSQILVLDEATASIDNATDCILQKIIRTEFAKCTVITVAHRIPTVMDSTLVLAISDGKIVEYDEPMKLMKEEGSLFGQLVSEYWSHSHSV